Proteins from a genomic interval of Lathamus discolor isolate bLatDis1 chromosome 19, bLatDis1.hap1, whole genome shotgun sequence:
- the CTSE gene encoding cathepsin E — protein MVQYSEDCAAFMDTNEPLINYLDMEYFGQISIGTPPQNFTVVFDTGSSNLWVPSVYCVSKACAEHARFQPSQSSTYQAVGTPFSIQYGTGSLTGVIGSDRVGVEGLTVSNQQFAESVSEPGKAFVDAAFDGILGLAYPSLAVGGVIPVFDNMMAQNLVELPMFSVYLSANPESSLGGELLFGGFDPSRFTGTLNWVPVTQQGYWQIQLDNIQLGGAVTFCTSGCQAIVDTGTSLITGPTKDIKDLQSSIGATPVDGEYAVECSSLSVMPDVTFTINGLPYTLSAQAYTLMEYSDGMAFCTSGFQGMDIPPPAGPLWILGDVFIRQFYSVFDRGNNRVGLAPAVP, from the exons ATGGTGCAGTACAGCGAGGACTGCGCCGCCTTCATGGACACCAACGAGCCCCTCATCAACTACCTGGAT ATGGAGTACTTTGGGCAGATCTCCATCGGGACCCCCCCCCAGAACTTCACCGTGGTCTTTGACACCGGCTCCTCCAACCTCTGGGTGCCTTCTGTCTACTGCGTCAGCAAAGCCTGCG CCGAGCACGCCAGGTTCCAGCCGTCACAATCCAGCACGTACCAGGCGGTGGGGACGCCCTTCTCCATCCAGTACGGCACCGGCAGCTTGACGGGGGTCATCGGATCCGACCGAGTGGGC GTCGAGGGCCTCACCGTGAGCAACCAGCAGTTCGCAGAGAGCGTCAGCGAGCCGGGGAAAGCCTTCGTGGATGCTGCGTTCGATGGGATCCTGGGGCTGGCCTATCCCTCGCTGGCCGTGGGGGGCGTCATCCCCGTCTTTGACAACATGATGGCTCAGAACCTGGTGGAGCTGCCCATGTTCTCCGTCTACCTGAGCGC GAACCCGGAATCATCCCTGGGAGGGGAACTGCTCTTTGGTGGCTTCGACCCTTCCCGCTTCACGGGGACCCTCAACTGGGTGCCGGTCACCCAGCAAGGGTACTGGCAGATCCAGCTGGACAA catTCAGCTCGGGGGGGCAGTGACCTTCTGCACCAGCGGGTGCCAGGCCATCGTGGACACGGGCACGTCGCTCATCACGGGTCCCACCAAGGATATAAAGGATTTGCAAAGCTCCATCGGTGCCACTCCTGTGGATGGCGAG TACGCTGTGGAGTGCAGCAGCCTCAGCGTGATGCCGGATGTGACCTTCACCATCAATGGGCTGCCCTACACGCTCAGCGCCCAGGCCTACACCCTCATG GAATACAGCGATGGAATGGCTTTCTGCACCAGCGGCTTCCAGGGCATGGACATCCCCCCTCCCGCCGGGCCCCTCTGGATTCTGGGTGATGTCTTCATCCGCCAGTTTTACTCCGTCTTCGACCGTGGAAACAACCGAGTGGGGCTGGCACCCGCTGTCCCCTGA
- the AVPR1B gene encoding vasopressin V1b receptor, whose product MEPGWGWNNSHHSRPGHSQGLLSPQTLPWDPNLTLLHSRDEALAKAEVGVLATILAVATIGNVGVLLAMYRRRRKMSRMHLFILHLGLTDLGVALFQVLPQMIWEVTYRFLGPDPLCRAVKYLQVLSMFASTYMLIMMTVDRYMAVCHPLHSLQQPSRQAYVMIGATWLLSCLLSLPQVFIFSLQEVRQGSGVLDCWADFRYPWGARAYITWTTLCIFILPIGILTVCYSLICYEICKNLKGKTQSGVPSTGGTTVAAPPAPCSSEKGPSGQPSRVSSVRTISRAKIRTVKMTFVIVVAYVACWAPFFSVQMWSVWDEDAPDDDSTNAAFTITMLLASLSSCCNPWIYMAFSGHLRHGAARCLRRWGSPRAGLRRAGSTGSLCSRRTTILSHSPAPSLPLHGGRDSLGPPCEEGVTESGTL is encoded by the exons atggagccaggctggggctggaacAACTCTCATCACAGCCGGCCTGGGCACAGCCAGGGGCTGCTGAGCCCCCAGACCCTGCCATGGGACCCCAACCTGACCCTCCTGCACAGCCGGGACGAGGCGCTGGCCAAGGCAGAGGTCGGGGTGCTGGCCACTATCCTGGCTGTAGCGACCATTGGCAACGTGGGGGTGCTGCTGGCCATGTACCGCcggaggaggaagatgagcaGGATGCACCTCTTCATCCTGCACCTCGGCCTGACCGACCTGGGGGTTGCCCTCTTCCAGGTGCTGCCGCAGATGATCTGGGAGGTGACCTATCGCTTCCTGGGGCCAGACCCGCTCTGCAGGGCCGTCAAGTACCTGCAGGTGCTCAGCATGTTCGCCTCCACCTACATGCTCATCATGATGACCGTGGACCGCTACATGGCCGTGTGCCACCCTctgcacagcctgcagcagcccagccGCCAGGCCTATGTGATGATCGGGGCCACGTGGCTGCTGAGCTGCCTCCTCAGCCTGCCCCAGGTCTTCATCTTCTCCCTGCAGGAGGTGCGCCAGGGCTCGGGGGTGCTGGACTGCTGGGCAGACTTCAGGTACCCATGGGGCGCCCGAGCCTACATCACCTGGACCACTCTGTGCATCTTCATCCTGCCCATCGGCATCCTCACCGTCTGCTACAGCCTCATCTGCTACGAGATCTGCAAGAACCTCAAGGGCAAGACCCAGAGTGGCGTCCCCAGCACAGGGGGGACCACAGTGGCCgcccctcctgctccctgctcctccgAGAAGGGCCCCAGCGGGCAGCCCTCGCGGGTCAGCTCCGTGCGCACCATCTCCCGCGCCAAGATCCGCACGGTGAAGATGACCTTCGTCATCGTGGTGGCCTATGTCGCCTGCTGGGCGCCGTTCTTCAGCGTGCAGATGTGGTCAGTGTGGGACGAGGATGCTCCTGATGATG ACTCCACCAACGCAGCGTTCACCATCACCATGCTGCTGGCCagcctcagcagctgctgcaaccCCTGGATCTACATGGCCTTCAGCGGGCACCTCCGGCACGGCGCCGCCCGCTGCCTGCGCCGCTGGGGCAGCCCCCGGGCCGGGCTGCGCAGGGCGGGCTCCACCGGCAgcctctgcagcaggagaaCCACGATCCTGAGCCACAGCCCCGCCCCGAGCCTCCCCCTGCACGGGGGCAGGGACAGCTTGGGCCCCCCCTGCGAGGAGGGGGTGACCGAGTCGGGCACGCTGTAG